Proteins co-encoded in one Aquincola tertiaricarbonis genomic window:
- a CDS encoding 2-isopropylmalate synthase produces MADKLIIFDTTLRDGEQSPGASMTKDEKLRIARQLERLKVDVIEAGFAASSNGDFEAVKAIADVIKESTVCSLARANDRDIGRAAEALKGAARSRIHTFIATSELHMEKKLRMTREQVLEQARLAVRFARNLTADVEFSPEDGYRSDPDFLCRVLEAVIDEGATTLNIPDTVGYAIPELYGNFIRQLRERVPNSDKAIWSVHCHNDLGMAVANSLAGVKLGGARQIECTINGLGERAGNCSLEEIVMAVKTRRDYFGLELGIDATQIVPASRMVSQTTGFVVQPNKAVVGANAFAHASGIHQDGVLKARDTYEIMRAEDVGWSANKIVLGKLSGRNAFKQRLQELGIGMESEADVNAAFARFKDLADRKSEIFDEDILALVSDESVTPDREHFRLLALSQRSEMGERPHATVAFAAGDVEHHASSDGNGPVDASLKAIESKVESGAELLLYSVNAITSGSTESQGEVTVRLQLGGRVVNGVGADPDIVVASAKAYLAALNKLHSKQERVAAQG; encoded by the coding sequence ATGGCCGACAAGCTCATCATCTTCGACACCACCTTGCGCGATGGCGAGCAGTCGCCCGGCGCCTCGATGACCAAGGACGAGAAGCTGCGCATCGCGCGCCAGCTCGAGCGCCTGAAGGTGGACGTGATCGAGGCGGGCTTCGCCGCTTCCAGCAACGGCGACTTCGAGGCGGTCAAGGCGATCGCCGACGTCATCAAGGAGTCGACCGTGTGCTCGCTGGCCCGCGCCAACGACCGCGACATCGGCCGTGCGGCCGAGGCCTTGAAGGGGGCGGCGCGCTCGCGCATCCACACCTTCATCGCCACCAGCGAACTGCACATGGAAAAGAAGCTGCGCATGACGCGCGAGCAGGTGCTCGAGCAGGCGCGGCTGGCGGTGCGCTTCGCGCGCAACCTCACCGCTGACGTGGAGTTCTCGCCCGAAGACGGCTACCGCTCCGACCCCGACTTCCTGTGCCGCGTGCTGGAAGCGGTGATCGACGAGGGCGCCACCACGCTGAACATCCCCGACACCGTGGGCTACGCCATCCCCGAGTTGTACGGCAACTTCATCCGCCAGCTGCGCGAGCGGGTGCCCAACTCGGACAAGGCGATCTGGTCGGTGCACTGCCACAACGACCTGGGCATGGCGGTGGCCAACTCGCTGGCCGGCGTCAAGCTGGGCGGCGCGCGCCAGATCGAATGCACGATCAACGGCCTGGGCGAGCGGGCGGGCAACTGCTCGCTGGAAGAGATCGTGATGGCGGTCAAGACCCGCCGCGACTACTTCGGCCTGGAGCTGGGCATCGACGCCACGCAGATCGTGCCGGCTTCGCGCATGGTCAGCCAGACCACCGGCTTCGTGGTGCAGCCCAACAAGGCGGTGGTGGGCGCCAATGCGTTCGCGCATGCCTCGGGCATCCACCAGGACGGCGTGCTCAAGGCCCGCGATACCTACGAGATCATGCGCGCCGAGGACGTGGGCTGGAGCGCCAACAAGATCGTGCTGGGCAAGCTGTCGGGCCGCAACGCCTTCAAGCAGCGGCTGCAGGAGCTGGGCATCGGCATGGAGTCCGAGGCCGACGTCAACGCCGCCTTCGCGCGCTTCAAGGACCTGGCCGACCGCAAGTCGGAGATCTTCGACGAGGACATCCTCGCGCTGGTGTCCGATGAAAGCGTGACGCCCGACCGTGAGCACTTCCGGCTGCTGGCGCTGTCGCAGCGCTCCGAGATGGGCGAGCGGCCGCATGCCACGGTGGCCTTTGCCGCCGGCGACGTGGAGCACCACGCCAGCAGCGACGGCAACGGCCCGGTGGACGCGAGTCTCAAGGCCATCGAATCCAAGGTGGAAAGTGGCGCCGAACTGCTGCTTTATTCGGTCAATGCCATCACGTCCGGCAGCACAGAATCGCAAGGCGAGGTGACGGTTCGGCTTCAGTTGGGCGGACGCGTCGTCAATGGTGTGGGTGCCGATCCGGACATCGTGGTGGCTTCGGCCAAGGCGTATCTGGCGGCCTTGAACAAGTTGCACAGCAAGCAGGAACGCGTGGCAGCGCAGGGCTGA
- a CDS encoding RDD family protein — protein sequence MTAEGSAQFDIPGIWRRLACFLYEGVLLFGVVMIAGYLYSALTQQRNALEGRHGLMAFLFLVLTMYFVWFWSHGGQTVAMRAWHVRVLRADGQPLSQGRALARSLLSWIWFLPATATAWLAGLHSLGAISALLVAGVFTYAALARLHPRRQFLHDVVCGTQLVTWRPVRPRRPAAA from the coding sequence ATGACGGCCGAGGGTTCTGCGCAGTTCGACATCCCGGGCATCTGGCGCCGGCTGGCCTGCTTCCTGTACGAAGGCGTGCTGTTGTTCGGCGTCGTGATGATCGCCGGCTACCTCTACAGCGCCCTCACCCAGCAGCGCAATGCGCTGGAGGGGCGCCACGGCCTGATGGCCTTCCTCTTCCTGGTGCTGACGATGTACTTCGTCTGGTTCTGGTCGCATGGTGGCCAGACGGTGGCCATGCGGGCCTGGCACGTGCGCGTGCTGCGCGCCGATGGGCAGCCGCTGTCGCAAGGCCGGGCGCTGGCACGCTCGCTGCTGTCCTGGATCTGGTTTCTGCCCGCCACCGCCACCGCCTGGTTGGCCGGCCTGCACAGCCTGGGTGCCATCAGCGCGCTGCTGGTGGCAGGCGTGTTCACCTACGCGGCGCTGGCGCGGCTGCATCCGCGGCGGCAGTTCCTGCATGACGTGGTGTGCGGCACCCAGCTCGTGACCTGGCGACCGGTGCGGCCCCGCCGCCCGGCGGCGGCATGA
- the ilvC gene encoding ketol-acid reductoisomerase has translation MKVFYDKDADLSLIKGKNVTIIGYGSQGHAHAQNLTDSGVKVTVGLRKGGASWTKVEKAGLKVAEVAEAVKGADVVMMLLPDEQIAEVYKREVEPNIKEGASLAFAHGFNVHYGQVIPRADLDVWMVAPKAPGHTVRGTYTQGGGVPHLIAVHADKSGKARDLALSYAVANGGGKAGVIETNFREETETDLFGEQAVLCGGTVELIKAGFETLVEAGYAPEMAYFECLHELKLIVDLIYEGGIANMNYSISNNAEYGEYVTGPRVVTEETKKAMKQCLKDIQTGEYAKSFILENKAGAPTLQSRRRLTAEHDIEVVGEKLRAMMPWIKKNRLVDQSKN, from the coding sequence ATGAAGGTCTTTTACGACAAGGACGCCGATCTGAGCCTGATCAAGGGCAAGAACGTCACCATCATCGGCTACGGCTCGCAAGGCCATGCCCACGCCCAGAACCTGACCGACAGCGGCGTGAAGGTCACCGTCGGCCTGCGCAAGGGCGGTGCCTCCTGGACCAAGGTCGAGAAGGCCGGCCTGAAGGTGGCCGAGGTGGCCGAGGCCGTCAAGGGCGCCGACGTCGTGATGATGCTGCTGCCCGACGAGCAGATCGCCGAGGTCTACAAGCGCGAAGTCGAGCCCAACATCAAGGAAGGCGCTTCGCTGGCCTTCGCCCACGGTTTCAACGTGCACTACGGCCAGGTCATCCCGCGCGCCGACCTGGACGTGTGGATGGTCGCTCCCAAGGCCCCCGGCCACACGGTGCGCGGCACCTACACGCAAGGTGGCGGCGTGCCGCACCTGATCGCGGTGCATGCCGACAAGAGCGGCAAGGCCCGTGACCTGGCCCTGAGCTACGCCGTGGCCAACGGCGGCGGCAAGGCCGGCGTGATCGAGACCAACTTCCGCGAAGAAACCGAAACCGACCTGTTCGGCGAACAGGCCGTGCTGTGCGGCGGTACCGTCGAGCTGATCAAGGCCGGCTTCGAAACGCTGGTGGAAGCCGGCTACGCGCCCGAGATGGCCTACTTCGAGTGCCTGCACGAGCTCAAGCTCATCGTGGACCTGATCTACGAAGGCGGCATCGCCAACATGAACTACTCGATCTCGAACAACGCCGAATACGGCGAGTACGTGACCGGCCCGCGCGTCGTCACCGAAGAGACCAAGAAGGCCATGAAGCAGTGCCTGAAGGACATCCAGACCGGTGAGTACGCCAAGAGCTTCATCCTGGAGAACAAGGCCGGCGCCCCGACGCTGCAATCGCGCCGCCGCCTGACGGCCGAGCACGACATCGAAGTGGTGGGCGAAAAGCTGCGCGCGATGATGCCCTGGATCAAGAAGAACCGCCTGGTCGACCAGTCGAAGAACTGA
- the pssA gene encoding CDP-diacylglycerol--serine O-phosphatidyltransferase gives MNDQNESLAAQEPEDLRDRPRRKGIYILPNLFTLAALFGGFYAVVMAMNGRFEQAAIGIFMAAVLDSLDGRVARMTNTQSAFGEQMDSLSDMVSFGAAPALITYEWALKGLGKAGWIAAFVYCACAALRLARFNTNIGVVDKRYFQGLPSPAAAALIIGFIWVMDDAGFRDAYALHWLAWSAFGATLYAGLTMVTNVPFYSFKDVSLKRSVPFIVIVLIALGIAVINIHPPIVLFALFCVYGLSGYGVYIYRKMKGRPVSVIATSTDEPDEQGLHR, from the coding sequence ATGAATGATCAGAACGAATCGCTGGCCGCGCAGGAGCCTGAAGACCTGCGCGACCGTCCCCGCCGCAAAGGCATCTACATCCTGCCGAACCTCTTCACGCTGGCCGCCCTGTTCGGCGGTTTTTATGCCGTGGTGATGGCGATGAACGGGCGCTTCGAGCAGGCGGCCATCGGCATCTTCATGGCGGCGGTACTCGACAGCCTGGACGGCCGTGTCGCCCGCATGACCAACACCCAGAGCGCCTTCGGCGAGCAGATGGACAGCCTGTCCGACATGGTGAGCTTCGGCGCCGCACCGGCGCTGATCACCTACGAATGGGCGCTCAAGGGCCTGGGCAAGGCCGGCTGGATCGCCGCCTTCGTCTATTGCGCCTGCGCCGCGCTGCGGCTGGCCCGCTTCAACACCAACATCGGCGTGGTGGACAAGCGCTACTTCCAGGGCCTGCCCAGCCCGGCGGCGGCGGCGCTGATCATCGGCTTCATCTGGGTGATGGACGACGCGGGCTTTCGCGACGCCTATGCGCTGCACTGGCTGGCCTGGTCGGCCTTCGGTGCCACGCTGTACGCGGGCCTGACGATGGTGACCAACGTGCCGTTCTACAGCTTCAAGGACGTGAGCCTGAAGCGCTCGGTGCCGTTCATCGTCATCGTGCTGATCGCGCTCGGCATCGCGGTGATCAACATCCATCCGCCCATCGTGCTGTTCGCGCTGTTCTGCGTGTACGGCCTGTCGGGTTACGGCGTCTACATCTACCGCAAGATGAAGGGCCGGCCGGTGAGCGTGATCGCCACGTCCACCGATGAACCGGACGAACAAGGCCTTCATCGCTAG
- a CDS encoding acetolactate synthase 3 catalytic subunit — MDISPAEIKRAASAQPTPPAAAADPNGSEILVRCLQAEGVKYLWGYPGGAVLYIYDALYKQETIEHVLVRHEQAAVHAADGYARATGDVGVALVTSGPGVTNAITGIATAYMDSIPMVIITGQVPTPAIGLDAFQECDTVGITRPIVKHNFLVKDVRDLAATLKKAFHIARTGRPGPVVVDIPKDVSLNTAPFVYPDKVEMRSYNPVRKGHGGQIRKAVQLLLQAKRPYIYTGGGVILGNASAELRELTALLGAPVTNTLMGLGASAASDPQFLGMLGMHGTYEANMTMQNCDVLLAVGARFDDRVIGNPKHFASVERKIIHVDIDPSSISKRVRVDIPIVGDVKDVLIELIAQIREAQSKPDNAALAGWWSQINEWRKRECLRYKPSTEVIKPQYVIETLCELTRDRDTYITSDVGQHQMWAAQYFRFEQPRRWINSGGLGTMGVGLPYAMGIKLAKPDSDVFCVTGEGSIQMCIQELSTCLQYKTPVKILSLNNRYLGMVRQWQQLDYGGRYSHSYMDALPDFVKLAEAYGHVGLKIERPGDVEGALREAMKLKDRTVFLDIRTDPTENVWPMVQAGKGISEMLLGSEDL; from the coding sequence ATGGACATCTCCCCCGCCGAAATCAAGCGCGCCGCCTCGGCGCAGCCCACTCCCCCCGCCGCCGCAGCCGACCCCAACGGGTCCGAGATCCTCGTTCGCTGCCTGCAGGCCGAGGGCGTCAAGTATCTCTGGGGCTATCCCGGCGGTGCCGTCCTCTATATCTACGATGCGCTGTACAAGCAAGAGACCATCGAGCACGTGCTCGTGCGCCACGAGCAGGCTGCGGTGCATGCCGCCGACGGTTATGCGCGCGCCACCGGCGACGTGGGCGTGGCCCTGGTCACCTCGGGCCCCGGCGTCACCAATGCCATCACCGGCATCGCCACGGCGTACATGGACTCCATCCCGATGGTGATCATCACCGGGCAGGTGCCCACGCCGGCCATCGGTCTGGACGCCTTCCAGGAATGCGACACCGTCGGCATCACCCGGCCCATCGTCAAGCACAACTTCCTGGTCAAGGACGTGCGCGACCTGGCCGCCACGCTCAAGAAGGCCTTCCACATCGCGCGCACCGGCCGGCCCGGCCCGGTGGTGGTCGACATCCCCAAGGACGTCTCGCTCAACACCGCGCCCTTCGTCTACCCCGACAAGGTGGAGATGCGCTCGTACAACCCGGTGCGCAAGGGCCACGGCGGCCAGATCCGCAAGGCGGTGCAGTTGCTGCTGCAGGCCAAGCGGCCCTACATCTACACCGGCGGCGGCGTGATCCTGGGCAATGCCTCGGCCGAGCTGCGCGAGCTCACCGCGCTGCTCGGTGCGCCCGTCACCAACACGCTGATGGGCCTGGGTGCCTCGGCCGCCAGCGACCCGCAGTTCCTGGGCATGCTGGGCATGCACGGCACCTACGAAGCCAACATGACCATGCAGAACTGCGACGTTCTGCTGGCCGTGGGCGCTCGCTTCGACGACCGCGTGATCGGCAACCCCAAGCACTTCGCCTCGGTCGAGCGCAAGATCATCCACGTCGACATCGACCCCTCGTCGATCTCCAAGCGCGTGCGGGTGGACATCCCCATCGTCGGCGACGTGAAGGACGTGCTGATCGAGCTGATCGCGCAGATCCGCGAGGCGCAGAGCAAGCCCGACAACGCGGCGCTGGCCGGCTGGTGGAGCCAGATCAACGAATGGCGCAAGCGCGAGTGCCTGCGCTACAAGCCCAGCACCGAGGTCATCAAGCCGCAGTACGTGATCGAGACGCTGTGCGAGCTCACGCGCGACCGCGACACCTACATCACGTCCGACGTCGGCCAGCACCAGATGTGGGCCGCGCAGTACTTCCGCTTCGAGCAGCCGCGCCGCTGGATCAACTCCGGCGGCCTGGGCACGATGGGCGTGGGCCTGCCGTACGCGATGGGCATCAAGCTGGCCAAGCCTGACAGCGACGTGTTCTGCGTCACCGGTGAAGGCTCGATCCAGATGTGCATCCAGGAGCTGTCGACCTGCCTGCAGTACAAGACGCCGGTCAAGATCCTGTCGCTGAACAACCGCTACCTGGGCATGGTGCGCCAGTGGCAGCAGCTGGACTACGGCGGCCGCTACTCGCACAGCTACATGGACGCGCTGCCCGACTTCGTGAAGCTGGCCGAGGCCTACGGCCACGTCGGCCTGAAGATCGAGCGGCCGGGCGACGTGGAAGGCGCGCTGCGCGAAGCGATGAAGCTGAAGGACCGCACCGTCTTCCTCGACATCCGCACCGACCCCACCGAAAACGTCTGGCCGATGGTGCAGGCCGGCAAGGGCATCAGCGAGATGCTGCTGGGCTCGGAAGACCTGTGA
- the leuA gene encoding 2-isopropylmalate synthase, with amino-acid sequence MLKNPAAKYRPATQIQLADRRWPNAVIDKPPVWCSVDLRDGNQALIEPMDPARKLRMFEQLVRIGFKEIEVGFPSASQADFDFVRLLIERNLVPDDVTIQVLTQARDHLITRTFESLVGAKRVIVHLYNATAPVMRRVVLGLDEDGVVDLAVRHARMIRECAERQPETAWTFEYSPEMFSNTELPFAKRIVDAVATEWRATAAKPCIINLPSTVECCTPNVFADMVEWMHRHLERRDGIVMSIHPHNDRGTGTAAAELALMAGADRLEGCLFGNGERTGNLDIVNVALNLYTQGVAPGLDFSDIDEIRRTVEHCNQLPVHPRHPYVGDLVYTSFSGSHQDAIKKAFAARREGDIWEMPYLPIDPMDLGRSYEAVIRVNSQSGKGGIAYLLENEYGLELPRRLQIDFSRVVQQVMDTEGKELNAADLWSIFEREYGVAEAHIGHVQITEQDDGRVTVKADVQHGGRSHRLQGQGNGPVDAFVNGLRALSGADVEVLDYHQHAIGGGAQARAAAYLELRIAGATRFGVGIDANTSTASMKAVLGGLLRAGRFQPQADTVTA; translated from the coding sequence ATGTTGAAGAACCCTGCAGCCAAGTACCGCCCCGCCACCCAGATCCAACTGGCCGACCGCCGGTGGCCGAATGCCGTGATCGATAAGCCGCCCGTGTGGTGCAGCGTCGACCTGCGCGATGGCAACCAGGCGCTGATCGAACCGATGGACCCGGCCCGCAAGCTGCGCATGTTCGAGCAGCTGGTGCGCATCGGCTTCAAGGAGATCGAGGTCGGCTTTCCCTCCGCCTCGCAGGCCGACTTCGATTTCGTGCGCCTGCTGATCGAGCGCAACCTGGTGCCCGACGACGTCACCATCCAGGTGCTCACCCAGGCGCGTGACCACCTCATCACCCGCACCTTCGAGTCGCTGGTGGGTGCCAAGCGGGTGATCGTGCACCTGTACAACGCCACCGCGCCGGTGATGCGCCGCGTGGTGCTGGGCCTGGACGAAGACGGCGTGGTGGACCTGGCCGTTCGCCATGCGCGGATGATCCGCGAATGCGCCGAGCGCCAACCGGAGACGGCCTGGACCTTCGAGTACTCGCCCGAGATGTTCTCGAACACCGAGCTGCCGTTTGCCAAGCGCATCGTCGACGCGGTGGCCACCGAATGGCGCGCCACGGCAGCCAAGCCCTGCATCATCAACCTGCCTTCCACGGTGGAGTGCTGCACGCCCAACGTGTTCGCCGACATGGTGGAGTGGATGCACCGCCACCTCGAGCGGCGCGACGGCATCGTGATGTCGATCCACCCGCACAACGACCGTGGCACCGGCACGGCCGCGGCGGAACTGGCCTTGATGGCCGGCGCCGACCGGCTGGAAGGCTGCCTCTTCGGCAATGGCGAGCGCACCGGCAACCTTGACATCGTGAACGTGGCGCTCAACCTCTACACCCAGGGCGTGGCGCCGGGGCTCGACTTCTCCGACATCGACGAGATCCGCCGCACCGTGGAGCACTGCAACCAGCTGCCGGTGCATCCGCGCCACCCGTACGTGGGCGATCTTGTCTATACAAGCTTCTCCGGCTCGCACCAGGACGCGATCAAGAAGGCCTTCGCCGCGCGGCGCGAGGGCGACATCTGGGAGATGCCCTACCTGCCCATCGACCCGATGGACCTCGGCCGCAGCTACGAGGCGGTGATCCGCGTCAACAGCCAGTCGGGCAAGGGCGGCATCGCCTACCTGCTCGAGAACGAGTACGGCCTCGAGCTGCCGCGCCGGCTGCAGATCGACTTCAGCCGCGTGGTGCAGCAGGTGATGGACACCGAGGGCAAGGAGCTGAACGCGGCCGACCTCTGGTCCATCTTCGAGCGTGAATACGGCGTGGCCGAAGCGCACATCGGCCATGTGCAGATCACCGAACAGGACGACGGCCGCGTGACCGTCAAGGCCGACGTGCAGCACGGCGGCCGCAGCCACCGGCTGCAAGGGCAGGGCAACGGCCCGGTGGACGCCTTCGTCAACGGCCTGCGCGCGCTCAGCGGCGCCGACGTGGAAGTGCTGGACTACCATCAGCACGCGATCGGCGGCGGTGCCCAGGCCCGCGCGGCGGCTTACCTGGAATTGCGCATCGCCGGTGCCACGCGTTTCGGCGTCGGCATCGATGCCAACACCAGCACCGCGTCGATGAAGGCAGTGCTCGGCGGCCTGTTGCGCGCCGGACGCTTCCAGCCGCAGGCCGACACCGTCACCGCCTGA
- the ilvN gene encoding acetolactate synthase small subunit, whose protein sequence is MKHVIALLLENEPGALSRVVALFSARGYNIESLTVAPTEDASLSRMTIVTSGSDEVIEQITKHLNRLIEVVKVVDLTEGAFTERELMLIKVRAVGKEREEMKRMADIFRGRIIDVTEKSYTIELTGDAGKLDAFIEAIDRTAILETVRTGTSGIGRGERILRV, encoded by the coding sequence ATGAAACACGTCATCGCCCTGTTGCTCGAAAACGAGCCGGGTGCCCTCTCGCGCGTGGTGGCCCTTTTCTCCGCCCGCGGCTACAACATCGAGAGCCTCACGGTCGCCCCGACCGAAGACGCTTCGCTGTCGCGCATGACCATCGTCACCAGCGGCAGCGACGAGGTGATCGAGCAGATCACCAAGCACCTGAACCGCCTGATCGAAGTGGTCAAGGTGGTCGACCTGACCGAAGGCGCCTTCACCGAGCGCGAGCTGATGCTGATCAAGGTGCGCGCCGTCGGCAAGGAGCGCGAGGAGATGAAGCGCATGGCTGACATCTTCCGCGGCCGCATCATCGACGTCACCGAGAAGAGCTACACCATCGAGCTGACCGGCGACGCCGGCAAGCTGGACGCCTTCATCGAGGCGATCGATCGCACCGCCATCCTGGAAACCGTGCGCACCGGTACCAGCGGCATCGGCCGCGGCGAGCGCATCCTGCGCGTTTAA
- a CDS encoding RNA polymerase sigma factor, translating to MATDKELSDFLKSVEKRAFKRTVYAVRDDDAALDIVQDSMIRLAEKYADRPAEELPLVFPRILSNATMDWFRRQKVRNAVVRNLSSFESSEDDAGGGDFDLLEALESADGALGAESAAESVSRSQILQIIDSHVGELPARQREAFLLRYWEELDVAETASVMGCSEGSVKTHCSRAVHALAKALRSKGIAP from the coding sequence TTGGCCACCGACAAAGAACTTTCCGACTTCCTGAAAAGCGTCGAGAAGCGCGCCTTCAAGCGCACCGTGTATGCGGTGCGTGACGACGATGCGGCGCTCGACATCGTGCAGGACTCGATGATCCGACTGGCCGAGAAGTACGCCGACCGGCCGGCCGAAGAGCTGCCGCTGGTGTTCCCGCGCATCCTGTCCAACGCCACGATGGACTGGTTCCGCCGCCAGAAGGTGCGCAATGCGGTGGTGCGGAACCTCTCGTCCTTCGAATCGTCTGAGGACGACGCTGGCGGCGGCGACTTCGACCTGCTGGAAGCGCTGGAAAGCGCCGACGGCGCGCTGGGCGCGGAAAGTGCTGCCGAAAGCGTCTCACGGTCGCAGATCCTGCAAATCATCGATTCACACGTCGGCGAGCTGCCGGCGCGTCAACGAGAGGCCTTCCTCCTTCGTTACTGGGAGGAACTGGACGTTGCAGAAACCGCCTCCGTGATGGGTTGCTCAGAGGGCAGTGTGAAAACGCACTGCTCCCGGGCAGTGCATGCACTGGCCAAGGCGCTTCGCTCCAAGGGAATCGCACCATGA
- a CDS encoding DUF3106 domain-containing protein translates to MTRAATSCGGLAAAARSLLLALLCAGGVAGAQPASGGVSWKQLTPAQRSALAPLEREWSALEPRRQEKWLEIAARFPNMPAAERTLMQERMAEWARLSPKERGQARVNFQEARQLPPDERKARWDSYQALPDDEKRKLAERARPPRNDRDTLVKSASPVNNDGSKSNIVRTPSAPTPVRPVAPTVVQTGPGATTTLLSRPAAKPPLHQQAGVPKIAATPAFVDATTLLPKRGAQGAAAAPRKPAAASASEEP, encoded by the coding sequence ATGACGCGAGCCGCCACGTCCTGCGGTGGCCTGGCCGCCGCTGCCCGCAGCCTGCTGCTGGCGCTGCTGTGCGCCGGTGGCGTGGCGGGCGCGCAGCCGGCCAGCGGCGGCGTCAGCTGGAAGCAGCTCACGCCCGCCCAGCGCAGCGCGCTGGCGCCGCTGGAGCGTGAATGGTCGGCGCTGGAACCGCGCCGGCAGGAAAAGTGGCTGGAAATTGCCGCGCGCTTCCCCAACATGCCGGCGGCCGAGCGCACGCTGATGCAGGAACGCATGGCCGAGTGGGCGCGCCTGTCGCCCAAAGAGCGCGGCCAGGCCCGCGTCAACTTCCAGGAAGCGCGCCAGCTGCCGCCTGACGAGCGCAAGGCCCGCTGGGACAGCTACCAGGCGCTGCCCGACGACGAAAAACGCAAGCTGGCCGAACGTGCCCGCCCGCCGCGCAACGACCGCGACACGCTGGTCAAGTCGGCCTCGCCCGTCAACAACGACGGCAGCAAGTCCAACATCGTGCGCACGCCCAGCGCGCCCACGCCGGTGCGCCCGGTGGCGCCCACGGTGGTGCAGACCGGTCCAGGCGCCACCACCACGCTGTTGTCGCGCCCTGCTGCCAAGCCGCCGCTGCACCAGCAGGCCGGCGTGCCCAAGATCGCGGCCACGCCCGCCTTCGTCGACGCCACCACGCTGCTGCCCAAGCGCGGCGCCCAGGGCGCTGCCGCCGCGCCGCGCAAGCCGGCCGCTGCTTCGGCGTCCGAGGAACCCTGA
- a CDS encoding DUF3619 family protein produces the protein MTNTTLLAADSLQDRFARRVAARLSEAAEATPPDIETRLRFAREQALQRARVVRQAAQVAEPVVAMGHGGAATLRLGRGGRPGASWWLRLGSALPVLVLAGGLLLIHDWQDRSQVEAAAEIDSALLTDSVPPDAYSDPGFVEFLKSPTE, from the coding sequence ATGACGAACACCACACTGCTGGCCGCCGATTCGTTACAAGACCGCTTTGCGCGCCGCGTGGCCGCACGGTTGAGCGAAGCGGCCGAGGCCACACCGCCCGACATCGAGACCCGCCTGCGCTTTGCGCGTGAGCAGGCGCTGCAGCGTGCCCGCGTGGTGCGCCAGGCCGCCCAGGTGGCCGAGCCGGTGGTGGCCATGGGCCACGGCGGTGCGGCCACGCTGCGGCTGGGCCGCGGCGGGCGCCCGGGCGCCAGTTGGTGGCTGCGGCTGGGCTCGGCGCTGCCGGTGCTGGTGCTGGCCGGCGGCCTGCTGCTGATCCACGACTGGCAGGACCGCTCGCAGGTCGAGGCTGCGGCCGAGATCGACTCCGCCCTGCTGACCGACAGCGTGCCGCCCGACGCCTACAGCGACCCCGGCTTCGTCGAATTCCTCAAGTCGCCCACCGAATGA